A region from the Triticum aestivum cultivar Chinese Spring chromosome 3D, IWGSC CS RefSeq v2.1, whole genome shotgun sequence genome encodes:
- the LOC123076740 gene encoding uncharacterized protein, whose translation MDGSTSRPYLHRYLTNRSCRGRDARLQPQHTHRYSGAASPHPPTSTTAEKEDPEEAAAGSDRLRMPSPGPAALLVAAVFLWWSAAGALADGGNGTVCLCTGPQCVPPCPVPGTTSPTQFPFCPQRPAAVGPFPWEQQPPAAPRSGSGFPQDAGFLAAAASCPGSTATRLAVAAACSALLLLLH comes from the coding sequence ATGGACGGGAGTACGTCACGTCCCTATCTCCACCGCTACTTAACCAATCGGTCATGCCGGGGTAGGGACGCCCGCCTCCAGCCGCAGCACACTCATCGCTACAGCGGTGCGGCCTCGCCCCACCCACCCACCTCCACCACCGCCGAAAAAGAAGATCCAGAGGAAGCGGCGGCCGGCAGCGATCGACTGAGGATGCCGTCTCCGGGGCCGGCGGCCCTGCTCGTCGCGGCCGTGTTCCTGTGGTGGTCGGCGGCCGGCGCGCTGGCGGACGGCGGCAACGGCACGGTGTGCCTGTGCACGGGCCCGCAGTGCGTGCCGCCGTGCCCCGTCCCGGGGACGACGTCGCCCACGCAGTTCCCCTTCTGCCCGCAGCGGCCAGCGGCGGTCGGGCCCTTCCCCTGGGAGCAGCAGCCGCCGGCGGCgccgaggtcggggtcggggttccCTCAGGACGCGGGGTTCCTCGCGGCGGCGGCCTCGTGCCCCGGTAGCACGGCGACGCGGCTGGCGGTGGCCGCCGCGTGCTCTGCTCTCTTGCTCCTCCTGCACTAG
- the LOC123076741 gene encoding leucine-rich repeat extensin-like protein 3, translating to MARRTVQLLAALLAVTVAAADDSGEKCTGGCGNPCGIPCTYSSPPPPEPALPPPVYYPPPAPVYSPPPPEAVYPPPTPTADCPPPPTEGYTPAPYTPTPSTPSGGYTPTTPSGGYNPTPSGGGYNPTPSGWFTPPNMPSYLTPPGPLYPQDPGFRPNAAPGLSASWRAAALAALTVAGALAL from the coding sequence ATGGCGCGGCGGACGGTGCAGCTGCTGGCGGCGCTCCTCGCGGTGAccgtggcggcggcggacgacaGCGGCGAGAAGTGCACGGGCGGGTGCGGGAACCCGTGCGGCATCCCGTGCACCTactccagcccgccgccgccggagccggcgCTGCCCCCGCCCGTCTACTACCCGCCGCCGGCGCCCGTGTACTCGCCGCCGCCCCCCGAGGCCGTCTACCCGCCGCCCACGCCCACGGCCGACTGCCCGCCGCCCCCCACCGAGGGGTACACGCCCGCGCCCTACACCCCCACGCCGTCCACGCCGTCCGGCGGGTACACCCCGACGACGCCCTCCGGCGGGTACAATCCGACGCCGTCCGGGGGCGGGTACAACCCCACGCCGTCCGGGTGGTTCACGCCGCCCAACATGCCGTCCTACCTCACCCCGCCCGGCCCGCTCTACCCGCAGGACCCCGGGTTCCGGCCCAACGCCGCGCCGGGCCTCTCCGCGTCATGGCGCGCGGCGGCCCTCGCGGCTTTGACGGTGGCCGGAGCCCTGGCCTTGTGA